Proteins found in one Zea mays cultivar B73 chromosome 1, Zm-B73-REFERENCE-NAM-5.0, whole genome shotgun sequence genomic segment:
- the LOC103643873 gene encoding protein FAF-like, chloroplastic, whose translation MSVAVCRGPAVPAFEAPCWLRPAEPYRQPEAVVDVDRPAQADIWNAIQADVGKVGAGAKKASKPYVRDPFVRRSSILMSQKSLEVCTESLGNETGSGDFASSLDMSCLFDAPLPAAADESFWQHDADRCCEEKEQWGSKDLAAVNYHCSAGTRPRRRSFPPPLPSMSRRDGPCVQMRPRRQDGRLVIEAVAVRPRGYLHARRQGGRLCLSFVECSARDQSAATRVTAAAAAEAPYFCAVEPRNAQEEEAAVEMDDDEVMEDDEEEEEVEVLDRGTVVEVKVSTQPQAPTAAKVHRSTLVINKFVGSTPLSVYQPRRHAANAAQPEAETCDETAAQSPRPTALRRVPSSTTTLAAAVAAASTDDDDECGGLHLSASAAAETKQLLLSFTSRRGDGQDLLQSVRRCRQLRQKKLFILEPYCIATS comes from the coding sequence ATGTCGGTGGCGGTGTGCCGTGGCCCAGCTGTTCCGGCGTTCGAGGCGCCCTGCTGGCTGCGCCCTGCTGAGCCGTACAGGCAGCCGGAGGCCGTCGTCGACGTCGACCGGCCTGCGCAGGCGGACATATGGAACGCCATCCAGGCCGACGTGGGCAAGGTGGGCGCCGGCGCCAAGAAGGCGTCCAAGCCGTACGTGCGGGACCCATTCGTGCGCCGGTCGTCGATCCTGATGAGCCAGAAGAGCCTCGAGGTCTGCACGGAGAGCCTCGGCAACGAGACCGGCTCCGGCGACTTCGCGTCATCCCTGGACATGTCCTGCCTGTTCGACGCGCCGCTGCCGGCGGCGGCGGATGAGTCCTTCTGGCAGCACGACGCGGATCGCTGCTGCGAGGAGAAGGAGCAGTGGGGGAGCAAGGACCTCGCGGCGGTGAACTACCACTGCTCGGCCGGGACGCGGCCACGGCGCCGCTCGTTCCCGCCGCCGCTGCCGTCCATGTCGCGCCGCGACGGGCCGTGCGTGCAGATGCGCCCGCGCCGCCAGGACGGGCGCCTCGTGATCGAGGCCGTGGCGGTGCGGCCGCGCGGGTACCTCCACGCGAGGCGCCAGGGCGGACGCCTCTGCCTCTCCTTCGTCGAGTGCTCTGCCCGCGACCAGAGCGCGGCGACCAGGGtcactgcggcggcggcggcagaggCGCCGTATTTCTGCGCCGTGGAGCCCAGGAACGCGCAAGAGGAAGAGGCGGCCGTGGAAATGGACGACGACGAGGTGATggaggatgatgaggaggaggaggaggtggaggtgcTGGACAGGGGCACCGTCGTTGAGGTCAAGGTGAGCACGCAGCCGCAGGCACCAACCGCGGCCAAGGTGCACCGCTCGACGCTCGTGATCAACAAGTTCGTCGGCAGCACGCCGCTGTCCGTGTATCAACCCCGGCGCCACGCCGCCAacgcggcacagcccgaggcggaAACCTGCGACGAGACGGCGGCGCAGTCACCGCGCCCGACGGCCCTGCGCCGGGTGCCGTCGTCCACGACGACTCTGGCGGCCGCGGTCGCCGCAGCCTCgacggacgacgacgacgagtgcGGCGGGCTGCACCTCTCCGCCTCCGCCGCGGCTGAGACCAAGCAGCTGCTGCTGTCGTTCACGTCGCGGAGGGGCGACGGGCAGGACCTGCTGCAGAGCGTGCGGCGGTGCCGGCAGCTGCGGCAGAAGAAGCTCTTCATCCTGGAGCCCTACTGCATTGCCACCTCCTGA